In Tenacibaculum pacificus, a single window of DNA contains:
- a CDS encoding IPExxxVDY family protein gives MVTHALNINELSINDYTLIGIHTMLNEYKLAYLLNRDLNIKFSQAAYNLDFTEKNNTSFYTVYEYTNTELGYDWFLIANVYKLNNKTVKTSLFEQNYSVRYLVPEKQKIDFFLKIESGFDIEHIVKTIEVINNIPQIITSYEVEVESLKSKDFLIF, from the coding sequence ATGGTTACTCATGCATTAAATATTAATGAATTATCTATTAATGATTATACTTTAATAGGTATTCATACAATGCTAAATGAATATAAATTAGCCTATTTACTAAATAGAGACTTAAATATAAAGTTTAGTCAGGCTGCTTACAATTTAGATTTTACTGAAAAGAATAATACATCTTTTTATACTGTATATGAATATACTAATACAGAATTAGGTTATGATTGGTTTTTAATAGCTAATGTTTATAAACTTAATAATAAAACAGTAAAAACAAGTCTTTTTGAACAAAATTATTCTGTCAGATATCTTGTACCCGAAAAACAAAAAATAGATTTTTTTTTAAAAATAGAAAGCGGTTTTGATATTGAACATATTGTGAAAACAATTGAAGTAATAAATAATATACCCCAAATTATAACCTCATACGAAGTAGAGGTTGAATCCTTAAAGTCGAAAGATTTTTTAATATTTTAA
- the rnc gene encoding ribonuclease III — protein sequence MNFLRRIVKPQNKEDEKFYYELKELLNFKPIKLSHYKKAFTHRSLKLVDKKGNPINYERLEFLGDAILGSVMASYLYKKVPAGDEGYLTQMRSKVVSRSHLNTLGKDLNLFRFVKSNMPDENISNNLYGNIFEALVGAIYLDRGYNYCHQFIYEQVILPYVDIERLEGKISSYKGYVIEWCQKNKKKYKFESFEDSGNQNTKYFSVTLNIEGKVVAKGRATSKKKAQEIAANRAYFAMQTQMENS from the coding sequence ATGAATTTTCTTCGTAGAATCGTTAAACCCCAGAATAAAGAGGATGAAAAATTTTACTACGAGTTAAAAGAACTGCTTAATTTTAAACCAATAAAGCTTTCACACTATAAAAAAGCTTTTACACATAGGTCTTTAAAATTAGTTGATAAAAAAGGAAATCCTATTAATTATGAGCGCTTAGAATTTTTAGGCGATGCAATTTTAGGGTCTGTAATGGCGTCTTATTTATATAAAAAAGTTCCAGCAGGAGACGAAGGGTATTTAACACAGATGCGATCTAAGGTAGTGAGTAGATCGCACCTAAATACTTTGGGTAAAGATTTAAATTTATTTCGATTTGTAAAAAGTAATATGCCTGATGAGAATATTAGTAATAATCTTTACGGCAATATTTTTGAAGCTTTAGTCGGTGCTATTTATTTAGATAGAGGTTATAATTATTGTCATCAATTTATTTACGAACAGGTAATATTACCATATGTAGACATTGAACGATTAGAAGGTAAAATATCTAGTTATAAAGGATACGTTATTGAGTGGTGTCAGAAGAATAAAAAGAAGTATAAATTTGAATCATTTGAAGATTCTGGTAATCAAAATACAAAATATTTTAGTGTAACCCTTAATATTGAAGGTAAGGTTGTAGCTAAAGGAAGAGCAACTTCAAAGAAAAAAGCACAAGAAATAGCTGCTAATAGAGCATATTTTGCTATGCAAACCCAAATGGAAAATTCTTAA
- the fabF gene encoding beta-ketoacyl-ACP synthase II, with protein MQLKRVVVTGLGALTPIGNNKEEYWNSLVNGVSGAAPITNFDAAKFKTRFACELKDFNVTDFINRKDARKMDRFTQYAVVAADEAITDSKLDLDTINKLRVGVIWGAGIGGLETFQNEAMNFGAGDGTPRFNPFFIPKMIADIAPGHISIKNGFMGPNYTTVSACASSANAMIDALNYIRLGYCDVIVTGGSEAAITQAGVGGFNAMHALSTNNENHKSASKPFDSERDGFVLGEGAGALVLEEYEYAKARGAKIYAEVIGGGMSSDAYHMTAPHPEGIGVIAVMKNCLENAGLKPEDVDHINTHGTSTPLGDVAELKAISEVFGDHAKTMNINSTKSMTGHLLGAAGAIESIAAILAMEYGIIPPTINHENPDENINPDLNLTLNKPQKRDIKIAMSNTFGFGGHNACVAFRKLD; from the coding sequence ATGCAATTAAAACGAGTTGTAGTAACTGGACTTGGCGCATTAACGCCAATAGGAAATAATAAAGAAGAATATTGGAATAGCTTAGTTAACGGAGTTAGCGGAGCAGCGCCTATAACGAATTTCGATGCTGCCAAGTTCAAAACTCGTTTTGCATGTGAGTTAAAAGATTTTAACGTAACAGATTTCATAAATAGGAAAGATGCACGTAAAATGGATAGGTTTACGCAATATGCAGTAGTTGCTGCTGATGAAGCTATTACAGATTCAAAGCTAGACCTAGACACAATAAATAAATTAAGAGTAGGTGTTATTTGGGGAGCTGGTATTGGAGGTTTAGAAACTTTTCAAAATGAGGCTATGAATTTTGGTGCTGGAGACGGTACACCAAGATTTAATCCATTTTTTATACCTAAAATGATTGCTGATATTGCACCAGGTCATATTTCTATTAAAAATGGATTTATGGGACCTAATTATACAACAGTATCTGCGTGTGCATCATCAGCAAATGCGATGATTGATGCTTTAAACTATATCAGATTAGGATATTGTGATGTAATTGTAACAGGTGGTAGTGAAGCAGCTATTACACAAGCAGGTGTTGGTGGATTTAACGCAATGCACGCACTTTCTACTAATAATGAAAATCATAAATCAGCATCAAAACCTTTTGATAGTGAACGTGATGGATTTGTTTTAGGAGAAGGAGCAGGAGCACTTGTATTAGAAGAATACGAATATGCTAAAGCTCGTGGAGCTAAAATTTATGCAGAAGTTATTGGTGGAGGTATGTCTTCTGACGCTTACCATATGACTGCACCACATCCTGAAGGAATTGGTGTTATTGCTGTAATGAAAAACTGTCTTGAAAATGCTGGCTTAAAACCAGAGGATGTTGACCATATTAATACTCATGGAACTTCGACTCCTTTAGGTGATGTTGCCGAGTTAAAAGCTATTTCTGAAGTTTTTGGAGACCATGCTAAGACTATGAATATAAATTCAACTAAGTCTATGACAGGTCATTTATTAGGCGCTGCAGGAGCTATTGAATCTATTGCTGCTATATTAGCAATGGAATATGGTATTATTCCTCCAACAATTAATCATGAAAACCCAGATGAAAATATTAATCCTGATTTAAACTTAACGTTAAATAAGCCTCAGAAAAGAGACATTAAAATAGCAATGAGTAATACATTTGGTTTTGGTGGGCATAACGCTTGTGTAGCTTTTAGAAAATTAGATTAA
- a CDS encoding acyl carrier protein, protein MSDIASRVKAIIVDKLGVDDNEVTNEASFTNDLGADSLDTVELIMEFEKEFDIQIPDDQAENIGTVGQAVSYIEEAKK, encoded by the coding sequence ATGTCAGACATAGCATCAAGAGTAAAAGCAATTATCGTAGACAAATTAGGAGTAGACGATAACGAAGTAACTAACGAAGCAAGCTTCACAAATGATTTAGGAGCAGATTCTTTAGATACTGTTGAATTAATCATGGAATTCGAAAAAGAATTTGATATCCAAATTCCAGACGATCAAGCAGAAAACATCGGAACTGTAGGTCAGGCAGTTAGCTATATTGAAGAAGCTAAAAAATAA
- the purN gene encoding phosphoribosylglycinamide formyltransferase produces MKRIVILASGSGSNAENIIKYFQKSKIATVTHVLSNNQHAKVFDRCERLNIDASLFDKQAFTEDDTVLSFLQVEADIIILAGFLWRIPAKIVTEFPNKIINIHPALLPKYGGKGMYGMNVHKAVKENNETETGITIHYVNENYDEGAIIFQAKTALTSSDSSEDIADKIHILEQEHFPKVIEELILKNG; encoded by the coding sequence ATGAAACGTATCGTAATTCTTGCTTCAGGTTCGGGTAGTAATGCCGAAAATATTATTAAATACTTTCAAAAAAGTAAAATTGCTACTGTTACTCATGTACTATCTAACAATCAGCACGCCAAAGTTTTTGACAGATGTGAACGCTTAAATATTGATGCTTCTTTGTTTGATAAACAAGCATTTACCGAAGATGACACTGTTTTATCTTTTTTACAAGTAGAAGCTGACATAATTATACTTGCTGGTTTTTTATGGCGAATTCCTGCTAAAATAGTAACTGAATTTCCTAATAAAATTATAAATATTCATCCTGCTTTACTACCAAAATATGGTGGAAAAGGTATGTACGGTATGAATGTTCATAAGGCTGTAAAAGAAAATAATGAAACCGAAACAGGTATTACAATTCATTATGTAAATGAAAATTATGATGAAGGTGCTATTATTTTTCAAGCCAAAACAGCTTTAACTTCTTCAGATTCGTCAGAAGATATTGCTGATAAAATTCATATTTTAGAGCAAGAGCATTTTCCTAAAGTTATTGAAGAGCTAATTTTAAAAAATGGCTAA
- a CDS encoding toxin-antitoxin system YwqK family antitoxin produces MKKFILIVCILSISLLQAQSTETKFEKAGDLVKASYFFEDGQLKEQGFFKDKKLTGTWVAFDSKGNKVAIAHYEAGKKVGKWFMWKEDGLKEIDYNNNIIASVQTWKEETKMAIK; encoded by the coding sequence ATGAAAAAATTTATATTAATTGTTTGTATATTATCGATATCATTATTGCAAGCTCAGAGTACAGAAACAAAATTTGAAAAAGCAGGAGATTTAGTAAAAGCTAGCTACTTTTTTGAAGATGGTCAATTAAAAGAACAAGGTTTTTTTAAGGATAAAAAATTAACAGGAACATGGGTTGCCTTTGACTCTAAAGGAAATAAAGTTGCAATTGCACATTACGAAGCTGGTAAAAAAGTAGGTAAATGGTTTATGTGGAAAGAAGATGGTTTAAAAGAAATAGACTACAATAATAATATTATAGCAAGTGTTCAAACATGGAAAGAAGAAACAAAAATGGCTATTAAATAG